The Elaeis guineensis isolate ETL-2024a chromosome 14, EG11, whole genome shotgun sequence genome has a segment encoding these proteins:
- the LOC105035914 gene encoding tubulin beta-1 chain: protein MREILHVQGGQCGNQIGSKFWEVVCDEHGIDPTGRYTGNSDLQLERINVYYNEASCGRFVPRAVLMDLEPGTMDSIRTGPYGQIFRPDNFVFGQSGAGNNWAKGHYTEGAELIDSVLDVVRKEAENCDCLQGFQVCHSLGGGTGSGMGTLLISKIREEYPDRMMLTFSVFPSPKVSDTVVEPYNATLSVHQLVENADECMVLDNEALYDICFRTLKLTTPSFGDLNHLISSTMSGVTCCLRFPGQLNSDLRKLAVNLIPFPRLHFFMVGFAPLTSRGSQQYRALTVPELTQQMWDAKNMMCAADPRHGRYLTASAMFRGKMSTKEVDEQMINVQNKNSSYFVEWIPNNVKSSVCDIPPRGLSMASTFIGNSTSIQEMFSRVSEQFTAMFRRKAFLHWYTGEGMDEMEFTEAESNMNDLVSEYQQYQDATADEEGDYEYEEEEPQEV from the exons ATGAGAGAAATCCTCCACGTCCAGGGCGGCCAGTGCGGGAACCAGATCGGTTCCAAGTTCTGGGAAGTGGTGTGCGATGAGCACGGGATCGATCCCACCGGGAGGTACACAGGAAACTCCGATCTCCAACTGGAGCGCATCAATGTGTACTACAACGAGGCCTCCTGTGGGAGGTTCGTCCCCAGGGCGGTGCTTATGGATCTGGAGCCTGGCACCATGGACAGCATCCGCACGGGGCCGTACGGCCAGATTTTCCGCCCAGATAACTTTGTGTTCGGCCAGTCCGGCGCCGGGAACAACTGGGCCAAGGGGCACTACACCGAGGGGGCTGAGCTCATCGATTCAGTTCTTGATGTGGTGAGGAAGGAGGCGGAGAACTGTGACTGCCTCCAAG GATTTCAGGTTTGCCACTCGCTTGGAGGAGGGACTGGATCTGGAATGGGAACACTTCTGATATCAAAGATCAGGGAGGAGTACCCTGATCGGATGATGCTCACATTCTCTGTTTTCCCGTCTCCGAAGGTTTCTGACACAGTGGTTGAACCCTATAATGCTACCCTTTCTGTCCACCAGTTGGTGGAGAATGCAGATGAATGCATGGTCCTGGATAATGAGGCACTCTATGATATCTGCTTCCGCACACTCAAGCTCACCACTCCTAGCT TTGGAGACTTGAACCACCTCATCTCTTCAACTATGAGTGGGGTCACATGCTGCCTTCGGTTCCCTGGGCAATTGAACTCTGACCTCCGGAAGCTGGCTGTGAACCTGATCCCCTTCCCCCGTCTCCACTTCTTTATGGTTGGCTTTGCCCCATTGACCTCTCGTGGATCACAGCAATACCGGGCCCTGACAGTCCCTGAGCTGACCCAGCAGATGTGGGATGCCAAGAACATGATGTGTGCTGCTGACCCTCGGCATGGCCGCTACCTCACTGCATCTGCCATGTTCCGTGGAAAAATGAGCACCAAAGAAGTTGATGAGCAGATGATCAATGTCCAGAACAAGAATTCTTCCTACTTTGTGGAGTGGATCCCCAACAATGTTAAATCCAGTGTTTGTGACATTCCACCTAGGGGCCTCTCTATGGCCTCAACCTTCATCGGTAACTCAACATCGATCCAAGAGATGTTCAGTAGGGTGAGCGAGCAGTTTACAGCTATGTTCAGGCGGAAGGCCTTCTTACACTGGTACACAGGGGAGGGTATGGATGAGATGGAATTCACCGAGGCTGAGAGCAACATGAATGACCTTGTCTCAGAGTATCAGCAGTATCAAGATGCTACTGCTGATGAGGAAGGTGATTATGAGTATGAGGAAGAGGAGCCCCAGGAGGTCTGA